In Lactococcus protaetiae, the genomic window GAAAAATACAAGCTTTAAACTTGAAGGAGTGCATTATGCCAATAATCTTGAACCTTTCATTGAACGTAAACTTTTCTCTGTAAACTCAGGTCATGCGACAGTAGCTTATAATGGTGCCTATTATGGTTATAAGACGATTCTTGAGGCTTTACAGCATGAAGAAGTGCTTAATGCTTTGAAAGCTGTTCAAGCGGAAACTCGCGCACTTCTCCTTGCCAAATGGGATTTTAAAGAAGAAGACCTTGTGAAATATCATGAAACTATTATTTCTCGTTTTGGAAATACACAAATTATTGATGAAGTGACTCGTGTTGGACGGACACCGATTCGTAAGTTGGGTTATGATGAACGCTTCATTCGTCCAATCCGTGAACTCAAAAATCGAGGACTCAGTTATGTTGCACATTTAGATGTTGTGGGTAAAATATTTTCCTATATTGATGATAGTGATAGTCAAGCAGTAGAGTTACAATCAATGCTTAAATCTTCTGATTTAGAAGAAGTTATAAAAAAAGTAACGGATTTGACTGATGAAAAGCTTATTTCTGAGATTGAAACAGTAGTCAAAAAATACGCTAAATCATAAAATTACTCAAATTTTCCCTCAC contains:
- a CDS encoding mannitol-1-phosphate 5-dehydrogenase, with protein sequence MKKAVHFGAGNIGRGFIGEILSQNGFEISFVDVNATIIDELNARHEYTIELANEEHTTIEISGVNGINNGQSPDEVVAAIAEADVVTTAIGPNILPFIAELCAKGIQTRRINGVKKPLDFIACENMIGGSEFLLEKVTPFLTDEDKAYVAEFIGFPNAAVDRIVPNQKHDDVLYVVVEPFHEWVIDESQLKNTSFKLEGVHYANNLEPFIERKLFSVNSGHATVAYNGAYYGYKTILEALQHEEVLNALKAVQAETRALLLAKWDFKEEDLVKYHETIISRFGNTQIIDEVTRVGRTPIRKLGYDERFIRPIRELKNRGLSYVAHLDVVGKIFSYIDDSDSQAVELQSMLKSSDLEEVIKKVTDLTDEKLISEIETVVKKYAKS